The following proteins come from a genomic window of Novosphingobium aromaticivorans DSM 12444:
- the ilvC gene encoding ketol-acid reductoisomerase, protein MLKQVQHDDQDKRENTMKVYYDADCDLNLITDKKIAILGYGSQGHAHAQNLRDSGVKDVAIALRPGSASAKKAEAAGFKVLANADAAAWADILMILAPDEHQAAIYADDLHANMKPGAALAFAHGLNIHFGLIEARADIDVIMIAPKGPGHTVRSEYQRGGGVPCLIAVHQNVTGNAHDVALAYASGVGGGRSGIIETNFREECETDLFGEQVVLCGGTTALIQAGFETLVEAGYAPEMAYFECLHELKLIVDLLYEGGIANMRYSISNTAEYGDIKTGPRIITEETKKEMKRVLADIQEGRFVKDFVLDNRAGQPELKAARGLAKRHQIEETGAKLRAMMPWIGANKLVDQTKN, encoded by the coding sequence ATGCTGAAACAGGTTCAGCATGACGATCAGGACAAGAGGGAAAACACCATGAAAGTCTATTACGACGCAGACTGCGATCTGAACCTCATCACGGACAAGAAGATCGCCATTCTCGGCTACGGCTCGCAGGGCCACGCCCACGCGCAGAACCTGCGCGATTCGGGCGTCAAGGACGTGGCCATCGCGCTGCGCCCCGGTTCGGCCAGCGCCAAGAAGGCCGAAGCCGCCGGCTTCAAGGTCCTCGCCAACGCCGATGCCGCCGCCTGGGCCGACATCCTCATGATCCTTGCGCCGGACGAGCACCAGGCCGCAATCTATGCCGATGACCTGCACGCCAACATGAAGCCGGGCGCCGCGCTTGCCTTCGCGCACGGCCTCAACATCCACTTCGGCCTGATCGAGGCGCGCGCCGACATCGACGTGATCATGATCGCGCCGAAGGGCCCGGGCCACACCGTCCGCTCGGAATATCAGCGTGGCGGCGGCGTGCCCTGCCTGATCGCCGTCCATCAGAACGTGACCGGCAACGCCCACGACGTCGCTCTTGCCTATGCCTCGGGCGTCGGCGGTGGCCGTTCGGGCATCATCGAAACCAACTTCCGCGAGGAATGCGAAACCGACCTGTTCGGCGAGCAGGTCGTGCTGTGCGGTGGCACCACCGCCCTGATCCAGGCCGGTTTCGAAACGCTGGTCGAAGCCGGCTACGCGCCGGAAATGGCCTACTTCGAATGCCTCCACGAACTGAAGCTGATCGTCGACCTGCTTTATGAAGGCGGCATCGCCAACATGCGCTACTCGATCTCGAACACTGCCGAATACGGCGACATCAAGACGGGTCCGCGCATCATCACCGAAGAGACCAAGAAGGAAATGAAGCGCGTCCTCGCCGACATCCAGGAAGGTCGCTTCGTCAAGGACTTCGTGCTCGACAACCGCGCCGGCCAGCCCGAACTCAAGGCTGCCCGCGGTCTCGCCAAGCGCCACCAGATCGAGGAAACCGGCGCCAAGCTGCGCGCCATGATGCCCTGGATCGGCGCTAACAAGCTCGTGGACCAGACCAAGAACTGA
- a CDS encoding I78 family peptidase inhibitor has protein sequence MKGRTVLKSSIGAALLCLPLITSAHARPAEEMGQRPTPPRTTGRPADPIAVTDTCGLRMAVRYSGTSATPKVREALVASVAHNRVRWIRPGTAITQDYRPDRLNIILDEDGRVMTMRCG, from the coding sequence GTGAAAGGTCGCACAGTGCTGAAATCGTCGATTGGCGCGGCCTTGCTGTGCCTGCCCCTCATCACGTCCGCCCATGCCCGCCCTGCGGAAGAAATGGGCCAGCGCCCCACCCCGCCCCGGACGACAGGCCGCCCGGCCGACCCGATAGCCGTCACCGACACCTGCGGACTGCGCATGGCTGTCCGCTATTCGGGCACCTCCGCCACCCCGAAGGTGCGCGAAGCCCTCGTGGCATCTGTCGCGCACAATCGGGTGCGCTGGATTCGGCCCGGAACGGCAATCACGCAGGACTATCGGCCTGACAGGCTGAACATCATCCTCGACGAAGACGGCCGGGTGATGACAATGCGCTGCGGATGA
- a CDS encoding YceI family protein yields the protein MPKLSRMSRALALALPLALAAVAAPMVAQMPEAPGKADKSRVVAGNYTADAGHSLVAWRVNHFGFNDYFGLFGDVTGTLQIDPANPAAAKVSVTIPVGKVVTVNQALTAHLLKPGADGKPADFFGAAPADATFVSTSVAPGADGSSARITGDLTLNGVTRPVTIDATFAGAGTNPFNKAATLGFHGTATIKRSDFNVKYGIPFVSDEVKLDITAAFEKK from the coding sequence TTGCCCAAGCTTTCCCGCATGTCCCGCGCGCTTGCCCTCGCGTTGCCTCTCGCCCTCGCAGCCGTGGCCGCACCGATGGTCGCGCAAATGCCCGAAGCCCCCGGCAAGGCGGACAAGAGCCGGGTCGTCGCCGGCAACTACACCGCCGACGCCGGCCATTCCCTTGTCGCCTGGCGCGTCAACCACTTCGGCTTCAACGATTACTTCGGCCTCTTCGGCGACGTGACCGGCACTCTCCAGATCGACCCGGCCAATCCCGCCGCGGCCAAGGTCTCGGTCACGATCCCGGTCGGCAAGGTCGTCACGGTCAACCAGGCCCTTACCGCCCACCTGCTCAAGCCGGGCGCCGACGGCAAGCCTGCCGACTTCTTCGGCGCGGCTCCTGCCGACGCCACTTTCGTCTCGACCAGCGTCGCGCCCGGCGCGGACGGCAGCAGCGCCAGGATCACCGGCGATCTCACCCTCAACGGCGTGACCAGGCCGGTCACCATCGACGCCACTTTCGCGGGCGCCGGCACCAACCCCTTCAACAAGGCAGCCACGCTCGGCTTCCACGGCACCGCCACGATCAAGCGGTCGGACTTCAACGTGAAGTACGGCATCCCCTTCGTCTCCGACGAAGTGAAGCTCGACATCACGGCTGCCTTCGAAAAGAAGTAA
- a CDS encoding epoxide hydrolase family protein, with amino-acid sequence MNVAPFVVDIPRGEIEDLHRRIDMTRWPEKETVDDWSQGTPLGALQDFVSYWRGGYDWYACQRMLNDWGMFETEIDGVAIRFLHVRSAQADARPLLLTHGWPGSILEFRRCIAPLTRPEEHGGTAADAFHLVIPCLPGYGFSGKPTRKGWSVQKIAQAWGELMKRLGYESWLAQGGDWGSAVTTAIGALKVEGCAGIHLNMPIARPLPEDLAAPTPEELRALTALQHYQDWDSGYSKEQATRPQTVGYGLVDSPVGLAGWIYEKMWAWTDNEGAPEDALSRDDMLDNIMLYWLTAAGASSARLYWESFASFGPSQIDIPAAASAFPKEIIPAPRKWFERNCSKLVYWGELEKGGHFAAWEQPEAFVKELRAAFSLMC; translated from the coding sequence ATGAATGTTGCGCCTTTCGTTGTCGACATACCTCGCGGCGAGATCGAGGACCTGCATCGTCGCATCGACATGACACGCTGGCCCGAGAAAGAGACGGTCGACGACTGGTCGCAGGGCACGCCGCTTGGCGCGTTGCAGGATTTCGTGAGCTACTGGCGCGGCGGCTATGACTGGTACGCGTGCCAGAGGATGCTGAACGACTGGGGCATGTTCGAGACCGAGATCGACGGAGTGGCGATCCGCTTCCTCCACGTGCGCTCTGCGCAAGCAGATGCGCGGCCCTTGCTGCTGACCCACGGCTGGCCGGGATCGATTCTCGAGTTCCGCCGCTGCATCGCGCCGCTGACCCGCCCAGAGGAGCATGGTGGTACTGCCGCCGACGCGTTCCATCTCGTGATCCCTTGCCTGCCGGGATACGGCTTTTCCGGAAAGCCCACGCGCAAGGGCTGGAGCGTGCAGAAGATCGCGCAGGCCTGGGGCGAACTGATGAAGCGGCTGGGCTACGAAAGCTGGCTTGCACAGGGCGGGGACTGGGGTTCCGCCGTTACCACTGCCATCGGGGCGCTGAAGGTGGAGGGCTGCGCGGGCATCCATCTCAACATGCCGATCGCCCGGCCCCTGCCGGAGGACCTGGCCGCTCCGACGCCGGAGGAGCTAAGGGCGCTGACCGCGCTACAGCACTATCAGGATTGGGATTCGGGGTATTCCAAGGAGCAGGCGACCCGGCCCCAGACGGTAGGTTACGGGCTGGTCGATTCGCCGGTCGGGCTGGCTGGCTGGATCTACGAGAAGATGTGGGCCTGGACCGACAACGAGGGCGCGCCCGAGGACGCGCTGAGCCGCGACGACATGCTCGACAACATCATGCTGTACTGGCTGACGGCGGCAGGGGCATCGTCGGCCCGGCTTTATTGGGAGAGTTTTGCGAGCTTCGGGCCATCGCAGATCGACATTCCGGCCGCGGCCAGCGCCTTTCCGAAGGAGATAATTCCCGCGCCGCGCAAGTGGTTCGAGCGCAACTGTTCGAAGCTGGTCTACTGGGGCGAGCTGGAAAAGGGCGGCCACTTTGCCGCGTGGGAGCAGCCCGAAGCCTTCGTGAAGGAACTTCGGGCCGCGTTTTCCCTGATGTGCTAG
- the leuA gene encoding 2-isopropylmalate synthase: MTMLKNPSAKYRPFPQIDLPDRQWPSRTITKAPRWLSTDMRDGNQSLIDPMDAEKKSRFFDLLLKVGIKEIEVGFPSAGATEYDFIRGLVDSGRIPDDVFVQVLTQSREDLIKTSFESLAGAKQAIVHVYNAVSPLWRQVVFGMEKSDVKDIAIAGAKHLRDQAARFPQTDWHFEYSPETFSTAELDFSIECCEAVMEILQPTVEKPIILNLPATVEAATANIYADQIEYFCRNLPGRDRAVISLHTHNDRGTGVAAAELGLMAGADRVEGCLFGNGERTGNCCLVTVGLNMYTQGVDPELDFSDIDEVIQTVEYCNQLPVHPRHPYGGELVFTAFSGSHQDAIKKGFAAQEKRNDELWSVPYLPIDPADLGRSYEAVIRVNSQSGKGGFAWVLEQDQGLKLPKKMQAHFSRHVQELADELGRELQAADIWGVFRKAYRLDAPQHLQLIDYEETRGADGTRIFAGKIEVDGKVQSVSGRGNGLISSVVATLRDGFGVEIDITDYSEHAMGAGSNARAAAYVECRTADGRTIWGVGIDEDVATASVRAVLSAANAVG; encoded by the coding sequence ATGACCATGCTGAAGAACCCCTCGGCCAAGTACCGTCCCTTCCCGCAGATCGACCTGCCCGATCGCCAGTGGCCCAGCCGCACGATCACCAAGGCCCCGCGCTGGCTCTCGACCGACATGCGCGACGGCAACCAGTCGCTGATCGATCCGATGGATGCCGAAAAGAAGAGCCGTTTCTTCGATCTGCTGCTCAAGGTGGGCATCAAGGAAATCGAGGTCGGCTTCCCCTCTGCCGGCGCGACCGAGTACGATTTCATCCGCGGGCTGGTCGATTCCGGCCGCATTCCCGATGACGTCTTCGTCCAGGTCCTCACGCAGTCCCGCGAGGACCTGATCAAGACGTCGTTCGAAAGCCTCGCCGGCGCGAAGCAGGCCATCGTCCACGTCTACAACGCGGTTTCGCCGCTGTGGCGCCAGGTCGTGTTCGGCATGGAAAAGTCGGACGTGAAGGACATCGCCATCGCCGGTGCCAAGCACCTGCGCGATCAGGCCGCTCGCTTCCCGCAGACCGACTGGCACTTCGAATACAGCCCGGAGACGTTCTCCACTGCCGAACTCGATTTCAGCATTGAATGCTGCGAGGCGGTCATGGAAATTCTCCAGCCGACGGTCGAAAAGCCGATCATCCTCAACCTGCCCGCAACGGTCGAGGCGGCGACGGCCAACATCTATGCGGACCAGATCGAATACTTCTGCCGCAATCTGCCGGGCCGCGACCGCGCGGTGATCTCGCTGCACACCCACAACGACCGCGGCACCGGCGTCGCCGCCGCCGAGCTCGGCCTGATGGCGGGCGCGGACCGCGTCGAGGGTTGCCTGTTCGGCAATGGCGAACGCACGGGCAATTGCTGCCTCGTTACCGTCGGCCTCAACATGTACACGCAAGGGGTCGATCCGGAGCTTGACTTCTCGGACATCGACGAAGTGATCCAGACGGTTGAATACTGCAACCAGCTCCCCGTCCATCCGCGCCATCCCTATGGCGGCGAACTGGTCTTCACCGCGTTTTCCGGCAGCCACCAGGACGCCATCAAGAAGGGCTTCGCCGCGCAGGAAAAGCGCAATGACGAACTCTGGTCGGTGCCCTACCTGCCGATCGACCCGGCCGATCTCGGCCGCAGCTACGAAGCTGTGATCCGCGTCAATTCGCAATCCGGCAAGGGCGGCTTTGCCTGGGTCCTGGAACAGGACCAGGGCCTCAAGCTGCCCAAGAAGATGCAGGCGCACTTCTCGCGCCACGTGCAGGAACTGGCCGACGAACTGGGCCGCGAACTGCAGGCGGCAGATATCTGGGGCGTCTTCCGCAAGGCCTATCGCCTCGACGCGCCGCAGCATCTGCAACTGATCGACTACGAAGAAACGCGCGGTGCCGACGGGACGCGCATCTTCGCTGGCAAGATCGAGGTCGATGGCAAGGTCCAGTCCGTGTCCGGTCGTGGCAATGGCCTGATTTCCTCGGTCGTGGCCACGCTGCGCGACGGCTTCGGCGTCGAGATCGACATAACCGACTATTCCGAACATGCGATGGGCGCCGGCAGCAACGCTCGCGCGGCCGCCTACGTCGAATGCAGGACCGCAGATGGCCGCACCATCTGGGGCGTGGGGATCGATGAAGACGTCGCCACGGCCAGCGTCCGCGCCGTGCTCAGCGCGGCCAACGCGGTCGGGTGA
- a CDS encoding amidohydrolase family protein codes for MAEEAILEPDLPIIDPHHHLWDLRPLIASFPEPRHPFIETLTHSAYYTFDQLLADARGGHNVVATVYMECGAFYRAGAEAAMKPVGEVEFVNGVAAQGASGLYGDFRPCAAIIGHADLQLGDGARPVLEALSEVGNGRFRGIRHQGAWDANPDVLGPPFHAPPRLYLSDEFRKGFRHLGELGLTFDAWLLEPQLSDVLDLARAFPDQPICLDHCGTPLGTSSYHGKLHERFEGWRTSIRAIAQCPNVTVKLGGLAMAFCGLPEEGPMAGLSSETLAAMWRPYIETCIEAFGPERAMFESNYPVDKWGASYNVLWNAFKRLAHGASDAEKRALFAGTAARFYGLEDLLA; via the coding sequence ATGGCCGAAGAAGCGATTCTCGAACCCGATCTGCCGATCATCGACCCGCACCACCACCTGTGGGACCTGCGCCCGCTGATCGCCTCGTTTCCCGAGCCGCGCCATCCCTTCATCGAGACGCTGACCCACTCGGCCTACTACACCTTCGACCAATTGCTCGCCGACGCGCGCGGCGGGCACAACGTGGTGGCGACGGTCTACATGGAATGCGGCGCATTCTACCGCGCCGGCGCGGAAGCGGCCATGAAGCCGGTCGGCGAAGTCGAATTCGTGAACGGCGTTGCGGCCCAGGGCGCGAGCGGCCTCTACGGCGATTTCCGCCCCTGTGCCGCCATCATCGGCCATGCCGACCTGCAACTGGGCGACGGCGCGCGCCCGGTCCTCGAAGCCCTGTCAGAGGTGGGCAATGGCCGCTTCCGGGGAATCCGCCACCAGGGCGCTTGGGACGCCAATCCGGATGTCCTCGGCCCGCCTTTCCACGCCCCGCCCCGGCTCTACCTGTCGGATGAATTTCGCAAGGGCTTCAGGCATCTGGGCGAACTGGGCCTCACCTTCGATGCCTGGCTGCTCGAACCGCAATTGTCCGACGTGCTCGATCTCGCCCGCGCATTTCCCGACCAGCCGATCTGCCTCGACCATTGCGGCACGCCACTCGGCACGTCCAGCTATCACGGCAAGCTGCACGAACGCTTCGAAGGGTGGCGCACCTCGATCCGCGCGATCGCGCAGTGCCCCAACGTGACGGTCAAGCTTGGCGGCCTCGCCATGGCGTTCTGCGGCCTGCCCGAAGAGGGACCGATGGCTGGCCTTTCGTCCGAAACGCTCGCCGCGATGTGGCGCCCCTACATCGAGACCTGCATCGAGGCCTTCGGGCCCGAGCGCGCGATGTTCGAAAGCAATTATCCGGTCGACAAGTGGGGCGCGAGCTACAACGTGCTGTGGAACGCCTTCAAGCGCCTTGCACATGGCGCATCCGATGCCGAAAAGCGCGCCCTCTTCGCGGGCACCGCGGCGCGGTTCTACGGGCTGGAGGACCTGCTGGCCTGA
- a CDS encoding NAD(P)H-dependent flavin oxidoreductase, translating to MPLPPLFANLRLPVIASPLFIISCPELVIAQCKAGIVGSFPSLNARPISQLDEWLHQITEELAAHNRANPDRPAAPFAVNQIVHKTNNRLDEDMALCAKWQVPMLITSLGAREDVYNAAHGWGGIVLHDVINDRFARKAIEKGADGLIPVAAGAGGHAGAQSPFALMQEIREWFDGLVALSGAIAHGQSILAAQALGADFAYIGSAWIATEEANANAAYKQAIVDSRADDIVYSNLFTGVHGNYLRSSIVNAGLDPENLPESDPSKMNFGSGGNTDAKAWKDIWGSGQGIGAVSAIEPVATRVDRLERQYRQAAEALSANSAPFLKETRYV from the coding sequence ATGCCCCTGCCCCCGCTATTCGCAAACCTGCGCCTGCCCGTCATCGCATCGCCGCTGTTCATCATTTCCTGCCCGGAACTGGTCATCGCGCAGTGCAAGGCCGGCATCGTCGGCTCCTTCCCTTCGCTCAACGCCCGCCCGATCAGCCAGCTCGATGAATGGCTGCACCAGATCACCGAGGAACTGGCCGCCCACAACCGCGCAAATCCCGACCGGCCCGCTGCGCCTTTCGCGGTGAACCAGATCGTCCACAAGACCAACAACCGCCTCGACGAGGACATGGCGCTGTGCGCCAAGTGGCAGGTTCCCATGCTCATCACCTCGCTCGGCGCGCGCGAGGACGTCTACAATGCCGCGCACGGCTGGGGCGGCATCGTGCTGCATGACGTCATCAACGACCGCTTCGCGCGCAAGGCGATCGAAAAGGGCGCGGACGGCCTGATCCCGGTCGCGGCAGGGGCCGGCGGGCACGCCGGCGCGCAATCGCCCTTCGCCCTGATGCAGGAAATCCGCGAGTGGTTCGACGGCCTCGTCGCCCTCTCCGGCGCTATCGCGCACGGGCAATCCATCCTTGCGGCACAGGCACTTGGCGCCGACTTCGCCTACATCGGCTCAGCCTGGATCGCCACCGAGGAGGCGAACGCCAACGCGGCCTACAAGCAGGCCATCGTCGACAGCCGCGCCGACGACATCGTCTATTCCAACCTCTTCACCGGGGTCCACGGCAACTACCTGCGCTCCTCGATCGTCAACGCCGGGCTCGATCCCGAAAACCTGCCGGAAAGCGACCCGAGCAAGATGAACTTCGGCTCGGGCGGCAATACCGATGCGAAGGCGTGGAAGGACATCTGGGGGTCGGGACAAGGCATCGGCGCCGTGTCCGCGATCGAACCGGTGGCGACGCGGGTGGACCGGCTCGAGCGGCAGTATCGCCAGGCCGCAGAGGCGCTTTCGGCAAACTCCGCACCCTTCCTGAAGGAGACCAGGTACGTCTAG
- a CDS encoding AHH domain-containing protein, with product MLPFGSVNVPGQPGYSPDLQRHHILPRQVLGSRALGGLVARLGVDRLGFHDFRRNGLLLPACEQAALRIGLPLHRGPHRSYNELVLERAGQIEAHWAQQRAAGSTDADFVALMRFDLLQRALRRRLLDPRSWTGKPLNARDPALDFSHLDEMADLLWSATGWNAKVA from the coding sequence ATGCTGCCGTTCGGCAGCGTCAACGTCCCCGGTCAGCCTGGCTACTCGCCCGATCTGCAGCGCCATCATATCCTGCCTCGACAGGTCCTCGGTTCAAGGGCTCTGGGCGGGCTGGTCGCGAGACTGGGCGTGGATCGGCTGGGTTTCCACGACTTCCGTCGCAACGGCCTGCTACTCCCCGCGTGCGAACAAGCTGCCCTGCGCATCGGCCTGCCGCTCCACCGCGGCCCGCATCGCAGCTACAACGAACTCGTCCTCGAACGCGCCGGCCAGATCGAGGCGCACTGGGCGCAGCAGCGGGCGGCCGGTTCTACCGATGCGGACTTCGTGGCGCTGATGCGGTTTGACCTGCTGCAGCGCGCGCTGCGGCGGCGGCTGCTTGATCCGCGGTCGTGGACGGGAAAGCCGTTGAACGCGCGCGATCCGGCGCTGGATTTCAGCCATCTCGATGAAATGGCGGACCTTTTATGGTCCGCCACCGGCTGGAACGCGAAAGTCGCTTAA
- a CDS encoding flavodoxin family protein translates to MAGGLLIVWHSRTGAAGAMARAAFEGGVREGPCRIVSAAEATDANMLSASGYLFCCPENLGSMTGAMKEFFDRLYYPLLGRIEGRAFATLIAAGSDGTGAERQIERIATGWRLRRVADPLIVCTHAQTPEAILAPKTLDAGTLQTCCDLGQAISGGLALGVF, encoded by the coding sequence ATGGCGGGCGGGCTCCTCATCGTCTGGCACAGCCGCACTGGCGCTGCCGGGGCGATGGCCCGCGCCGCTTTCGAAGGCGGGGTTCGGGAAGGGCCCTGCCGGATTGTCAGCGCGGCAGAGGCGACCGATGCGAACATGTTGTCCGCGTCCGGTTACCTGTTCTGCTGCCCGGAAAACCTCGGTTCGATGACCGGTGCGATGAAGGAGTTCTTCGACCGTCTCTACTATCCGCTTCTCGGCCGGATCGAAGGCCGCGCATTTGCGACGCTGATCGCGGCCGGTTCGGATGGAACCGGCGCGGAACGCCAGATCGAAAGGATCGCCACCGGCTGGCGGCTGCGCCGGGTGGCTGATCCGCTGATCGTCTGCACCCATGCGCAGACGCCCGAAGCCATCCTCGCGCCCAAGACGCTGGATGCGGGGACATTGCAGACCTGTTGCGATTTGGGACAGGCGATCTCCGGAGGTCTGGCGCTAGGGGTTTTCTAA